A section of the Acropora muricata isolate sample 2 chromosome 4, ASM3666990v1, whole genome shotgun sequence genome encodes:
- the LOC136913911 gene encoding uncharacterized protein produces the protein MALRFGNTTRLHHFDFPVASAESGMGKDIHSLGNDPVKQSEIMRPIETSGSLEKTEKINTRVRKSRQEKEINRKSRTDKSVQSLPPTQRKSEKLNNAGSCGLTHEDFSNNCSSVGLNAFSQQTGVCYMNLTVEWDVLDSFSEFAAFLEVQNPICPAHLIDTPEKLLSVLSCEF, from the coding sequence ATGGCACTGCGATTTGGAAATACAACAAGGCTTCATCACTTTGATTTCCCCGTCGCTTCGGCAGAGAGTGGGATGGGAAAAGATATTCATTCACTTGGAAATGACCCAGTTAAGCAATCAGAGATTATGAGGCCAATAGAAACATCAGGAAGTcttgaaaaaactgaaaagattaATACGCGGGTTCGTAAAAGTCGACAAGAAAAAGAGATCAATCGAAAGAGCCGAACGGATAAAAGTGTTCAGTCTTTGCCCCCGACACAAAGAAAGAGTGAAAAATTAAACAATGCAGGAAGCTGCGGCTTAACACATGAAGACTTTTCGAATAATTGCTCTTCGGTTGGTCTCAACGCTTTCTCTCAACAAACGGGAGTGTGTTACATGAACTTGACGGTGGAGTGGGATGTCTTAGACTCCTTTTCCGAGTTTGCGGCTTTTTTAGAGGTTCAAAATCCGATATGCCCAGCTCATCTTATAGACACTCCAGAGAAACTTCTTAGCGTATTGTCTTGCGAGTTTTAA